One genomic window of Ictalurus punctatus breed USDA103 chromosome 23, Coco_2.0, whole genome shotgun sequence includes the following:
- the LOC108256311 gene encoding membrane-spanning 4-domains subfamily A member 4D: MRYTFKPDDCMVITIPIGSIRNAGEGQLMPDKFTCRFKDTYKVFQRGRPKALGAAQIIVAVFIMCLGGLLVSWDGRCHPSFVRACFIYIIPCILYILCGVLSISAGHTPLMPIMKASFVFNIIGLFSAVIITTIGLIFSSTVHWAYFQSDKMCVGLSVVISVLYAFEFLLSVILIYWESKGLCRAHFNSLPMITLKQDT; encoded by the exons ATGAGGTACACGTTCAAACCGGATGACTGCATGGTCATCACCATCCCTATCGGGAGCATCAGGAACGCCGGAGAGGGACAGCTCATGCCCGACAAATTCACCTGCAGGTTCAAGGACACCTACAAAGTGTTTCAGCGGGGTCGCCCCAAAGCACTCGGG GCAGCTCAGATCATCGTTGCAGTTTTTATCATGTGTTTGGGAGGACTCTTGGTCAGCTGGGATGGCAGGTGTCACCCTTCTTTTGTTCGAGCTTGTTTTATCTACATTATTCCCTGCATCCTG taTATACTGTGTGGCGTTCTGTCGATCTCCGCAGGACACACTCCGTTAATGCCCATT ATGAAGGCATCGTTTGTCTTCAACATCATTGGACTTTTCTCAGCAGTTATCATTACAACCATTGGTCTGATCTTCAGTTCTACAGTTCATTGG GCTTATTTTCAGTCAGATAAAATGTGTGTAGGACTGAGCGTGGTGATCTCAGTGTTGTACGCATTTGAGTTTCTCCTCTCTGTGATTCTGATCTACTGGGAGAGTAAAGGCTTGTGCCGAGCTCATTTCAACAGCCTG CCCATGATCACACTGAAGCAGGACACGTGA
- the ptdss1a gene encoding phosphatidylserine synthase 1, translated as MAASMYRSRTLSKNDGRYRTHFRMINEQQVEDITIEFFYKPHTITLLTCTVLSLMYFAFTRDDENQDSNLRVGLLVIIFFFSVISVLAFPNGPFTRPHPAIWRIVFGLSVLYFLFLVFIIFLNWEQVKGLMYWLDPNLRYAKREADIMEYAVNCHVITWERILSHFDIFAFSHFWGWGMKALLIRSYGLCWTISITWELTELFFMHLLPNFAECWWDQVILDILLCNGGGIWLGMTVCRFLEMRTYHWASIKDIHTTTGKIKRAVLQFTPASWIYVSWFDPKSSFQRVTGVYLFMIIWQLTELNTFFLKHIFVFPACHVLSWGRILFIGVITAPTVRQYYAYLTDTQCKRVGTQCWVFGAIAFLEALACVKFGQDLFSKTQILYVILWLLCVAFITFLCLYGMVWYAETYGPREKCLSECEDSVYTETGDDVCVKGSDSEAPPTTRRRGKASGNDKPINGVEK; from the exons ATGGCGGCGTCCATGTACAGGTCCCGCACTCTGAGCAAGAACGATGGCCGTTATCGCACACATTTCCGTATGATCAACGAGCAGCAGGTGGAAGACATCACCATCGAGTTCTTCTACAAACCTCACACCATCACCCTGCTGACCTGCACCGTGCTCAGCCTCATGTACTTCGCCTTTACGAG aGATGATGAGAATCAAGACAGCAATCTGCGTGTAGGACTTCTAGTCATtatcttctttttctcagttaTCAGTGTCCTTGCCTTCCCAAACG GTCCGTTTACAAGACCACACCCAGCAATATGGCGAATAGTGTTTG GTTTGAGCGTGCTCTACTTCCTGTTCCTGGTTTTCATCATATTCTTGAACTGGGAGCAGGTGAAGGGGCTCATGTACTGGCTGGACCCAAACCTCCGTTACGCCAAGCGGGAGGCTGACATCATG gAGTATGCTGTGAACTGTCATGTGATCACGTGGGAGCGAATCCTGAGTCATTTCGACATCTTCGCGTTCAGCCATTTCTGGGGTTGGGGCATGAAGGCCCTGCTGATCCGCAGCTATGGTCTCTGCTGGACCATCAGCATCACGTGGGAGCTCACTGAG CTCTTCTTCATGCACCTCCTGCCCAACTTTGCGGAGTGCTGGTGGGATCAGGTGATCCTGGACATCCTGCTCTGTAACGGCGGAGGGATCTGGCTCGGCATGACTGTGTGCCGCTTCCTGGAGATGCGCACGTACCACTGGGCCAGCATTAA GGACATCCACACCACCACGGGGAAGATCAAGCGTGCTGTGCTGCAGTTCACCCCGGCCAGTTGGATCTACGTAAGCTGGTTCGACCCCAAATCCTCCTTCCAGAGAGTAACTGGAGTTTACCTGTTCATGATCATCTGGCAG TTGACGGAGCTGAACACCTTCTTCCTGAAGCACATCTTTGTTTTCCCAGCATGCCACGTTCTGAGCTGGGGTCGCATCCTCTTCATCGGTGTCATCACCGCCCCCACTGTGAG GCAGTACTACGCCTATCTCACAGATACACAGTGTAAACGAGTCGGAACGCAGTGCTGGGTGTTTGG AGCCATTGCTTTCCTCGAGGCTTTAGCGTGTGTTAAATTCGGACAGGACTTGTTCTCCAAGACTCAGATCCTCTACGTCATTCTGTGGCTCCTGTGTGTG GCCTTCATCACGTTCCTCTGCCTGTACGGGATGGTGTGGTATGCCGAGACTTACGGGCCCAGAGAGAAG TGTTTGTCAGAGTGTGAAGACAGCGTTTACACCGAGACCGGAGACGACGTGTGTGTGAAAG GGTCGGACTCGGAGGCGCCTCCCACCACCAGGAGGAGAGGGAAAGCTTCCGGAAACGACAAACCCATCAACGGAGTGGAGAAATAA
- the LOC108256162 gene encoding E3 ubiquitin-protein ligase NHLRC1 produces the protein MSEAFTPRTRGARGAEEILDEIYSDLLECKVCFETFSSEPRARRPRNLPCGHVICLGCVCALSHAVSHRLECPFCRKQCDQGGTYECQVLVDLQDMICSYFPKKKPRDREGDLGSGVMRLHGIFGGWGPLINPTGVAVSRTTQDVLVVHGGHERVSVFGCRGQFLRSFGRYGHDSFQICHPLDVAVTPGGHVVVTDAGDRSVKVFSLTGSPVATVSDLFQLPWGVDVDLSGNILVTDAEAGTLWQVVMDFERGVVLVKKLMLEDLKTPRAVACCRASGRVVVVEHLQTGERPKEDATMTRLKVFSSDFVLLGQLDGFSPHLPGLSVSSITFNRNGELIVADVQQGSVWSLGDVHKAPELIPLVREGLVRPAGLVATDEDTLIVLDAGDHTVKTYTTDPEDLYGDKT, from the coding sequence ATGTCTGAGGCCTTCACGCCTCGCACCAGAGGAGCCAGAGGAGCTGAGGAGATCCTGGATGAGATCTACTCCGATCTGCTCGAGTGCAAAGTGTGTTTTGAGACGTTTTCGTCCGAACCGAGAGCTCGAAGACCACGCAACCTGCCCTGCGGTCACGTGATCTGTCTGGGGTGCGTCTGTGCCCTGTCTCACGCCGTGTCACACCGTCTGGAGTGCCCTTTCTGCAGGAAGCAATGCGATCAAGGTGGCACCTACGAATGCCAGGTCCTCGTTGACCTTCAGGATATGATCTGTTCGTATTTCCCCAAAAAAAAGCCCCGGGATCGGGAGGGAGATCTGGGGTCAGGGGTCATGCGCCTACATGGCATCTTCGGAGGATGGGGTCCACTCATCAACCCAACTGGTGTGGCTGTGTCCAGAACGACACAGGATGTCCTGGTGGTACATGGAGGGCACGAGAGAGTGAGCGTGTTCGGTTGTCGTGGTCAGTTCTTGCGTAGTTTCGGGCGCTACGGTCACGACAGCTTTCAAATCTGCCATCCGTTAGATGTTGCTGTTACTCCCGGCGGCCATGTTGTCGTGACGGATGCAGGAGATCGTTCGGTCAAGGTGTTCTCATTGACAGGAAGTCCTGTGGCCACCGTCTCAGACCTGTTTCAGCTGCCTTGGGGTGTTGACGTGGACCTCTCGGGGAACATCCTAGTGACGGACGCAGAAGCCGGGACACTTTGGCAGGTCGTCATGGACTTCGAACGTGGCGTGGTTTTGGTAAAGAAGCTGATGCTGGAAGATCTAAAGACTCCACGAGCTGTCGCTTGCTGTAGAGCGTCTGGACGCGTCGTAGTGGTGGAACATCTCCAGACTGGGGAACGTCCCAAGGAAGACGCCACGATGACGCGGTTGAAGGTGTTCAGCAGCGATTTCGTCCTCCTCGGGCAGCTGGACGGTTTCAGTCCGCACCTGCCGGGGCTGAGCGTCTCGTCCATAACTTTTAACAGAAACGGCGAGTTAATCGTAGCTGATGTGCAGCAGGGAAGCGTGTGGAGTCTGGGAGACGTCCACAAAGCACCAGAGTTAATTCCACTCGTTAGAGAAGGGCTGGTGCGTCCGGCGGGATTAGTGGCGACCGACGAGGACACGCTGATCGTCCTGGATGCCGGAGATCACACCGTCAAGACGTACACGACCGACCCCGAGGACTTATACGGCGATAAAACGTGA